The Deltaproteobacteria bacterium DNA window GCGCTAATAAAATCGCGTATGGTGGTGCCACCTTGTTTAATTGCATTGCGCAATACATTTTTTATTGAACGTACTAATTCACGAGATTGAGATAAAGAAAGTTGTTTTGCTTCAAGCAATGGATGAATGCGTGCATTAAATAGAGCTTCTGATGCATAGATATTACCAATGCCAACTACACAAGTGCTATCCATTAACCATGTCTTAATCGGTCTATTACTTGTACGAGTAGCCGTAAATAATGTTTTGGCGTTAAAAATTGTTGATAGAGGTTCAAACCCAAGATTAATAAGGTTTGGGTGTTTTATTTCATCACGCTTGTACATAACATCAACAAGACCAAAACGTCTGGCATCATTAAAGCGTAAATCTTTTTTACCATTGAGTTGCCAGATTATATGATCATGTTTTGCTAAGGGGCTGTCGGTATCAAATATTCGTAGTTTGCCACTCATACCAAGATGTAACAGCAGTACCACGTCTTCAGTTAAATCAATTAAAATATATTTTGCACGTCTGCGTACATTAACGATTTGTTGATTTATACATAAGCGTTTAAGTGCTGCACTATTTACTTTTTGGCGTAGGCGTTTTTCTCTAATATTTATATTATAAATAGTATAACCAATAAGTTGTCTCAGTGAACGACTTACGGTTTCGACTTCTGGTAGCTCAGGCATGCTAATAATTATTTTGCTTTAGCGTTACGTTTTTTACGTTTAATCTCTTGAGAGGTAGTTGCGAGAGTTTGATTTGCTTTACGACTACGAAACCAAAGAAAAATACCAACACTGAATAGAATTATTGATGCATAATGCCCAGGAGTGAGTCCGAAATAACGGATATCACCGCCATCCCAAACCGGGGCTCGTAAAAAATCTAAGGGGAAGCGTAGAATAGGATATACTAATGCGACAGTAGTAATGATGGCGCCAGGGCGTTTAGTACGTTTGCCTATAAGAATAACTGCAGTCATTAAAATAGGCGTTAGCATTAGTTCAAGCAGACCTAAATCAAAACGAGCACCATTGGGGAAAGCTACTGCAAAAAATGATTCGGA harbors:
- the mutM gene encoding bifunctional DNA-formamidopyrimidine glycosylase/DNA-(apurinic or apyrimidinic site) lyase, with product MPELPEVETVSRSLRQLIGYTIYNINIREKRLRQKVNSAALKRLCINQQIVNVRRRAKYILIDLTEDVVLLLHLGMSGKLRIFDTDSPLAKHDHIIWQLNGKKDLRFNDARRFGLVDVMYKRDEIKHPNLINLGFEPLSTIFNAKTLFTATRTSNRPIKTWLMDSTCVVGIGNIYASEALFNARIHPLLEAKQLSLSQSRELVRSIKNVLRNAIKQGGTTIRDFISANGEFGYFAKRLQVYGRTGKPCYGCKQAIAKITQTGRSTFFCPHCQQLGR